A region of the Flavobacteriaceae bacterium MAR_2010_188 genome:
TCTTTGCCATGCTTATAGTGAAATCTTAAAAATGTGAAATGGAAGTGCAGGATGTAGTTCTACATAATTCCATTCGTCGTACCAATTATAACTGCTTCCGGTTATAAGATCAAGAACATTGACCCTTTGTCCTGCATTCACCTTTAAATGTTTTAAGGGTAATTGTACCGAACCTTTTTGAGCATAATTATGGTCTAGACTTATGATTATTAACAACTGATCGGTTAGGTCATCGTCATACTTGTAAAATGCCAGCAGATTATCGTTATGGAGTCCGCAGAATTCAATATTATTTGTTTGCTGAAGAGCAGGATGCAAATTTCTAACTGCATTTATTTTAGTTATTATTCGGATTAGTTTGTTGTCCTTAAACCAATCATAATTGTAAAGTTGAAATTTTTCAGAATTGAAATATTCTTCTCTCCCAGGAATGGCATCACTTATCATATGCTCGAAAACTGGACCGTAAATCCCGATATTACTGGATAAAGTGGCCGCTAAAGCATATCGTTGAATAAATTTTGATTCGTTTGCCCCTTGTAGATGATAGGGATTAATGTCTGGCGTATTAGGCCAAAAGTTTGGCCGCATATAATCCTTTAGCTCGGTTTTAGTCAACTCGTTCATATATTCTATAAACTCGTGTTTAGAATCTCGCCAGGTAAAATAACTGTAAGATTGACTAAATCCTTGTTTTGCCAATTGCGCCATAATCTTTGGTCGTGTAAAGGCTTCAGCTAGAAAAAGTACGTCCGGGTGTTTCTTTTTTACTTCAGTGATAATCCAATTCCAAAAATAAAATGGCTTAGTGTGCGGATTGTCCACTCTAAAGATATTTACACCAGTATCGATCCAATATAAAAGAGTATCCAAACATTCGTTCCAAAGTTTTATGTATTCTTTCGATTCCCAGTAAATGGGCAAGATGTCCTGATATTTTTTAGGCGGATTTTCTGCATATTGAACTGTACCATCTGGTCGCCATTTAAACCATTGTGGGTGTTTTTTTACCCATGGATGGTCAGGCGCCGCTTGCAAAGCATAGTCTAATGCAATCTCAATTCCCTGGTCTTTCGCTTTTTGAACCAATACTTTAAAGTCTTCAATCGTGCCGAGCTCTGGATTTATATCCTTGTGCCCTCCTTTTTTTGAACCGATTCCCCAAGCTGAGCCTACATCATCGTTATTGGCAACCGTAGTATTATTTTTACCTTTTCGATTTACTTCCCCGATTGGATGGATTGGGGGAAAATACAAAGTATCGAATCCCATTTCTGCAATCCTCGGTAACAATCTTTCGCAATCCTTAAACGTTCCATGTTTATGTGGTTCCGATGAAGCTGACCTAGGGAAAAATTCATACCAGGTACTAAAAAGTGCCTTTTTACGATCTACGTAACAGGGATATTCCTTGGAATGATTGGCTAAGAATTTTTCTGGATATTTATAGAATAAGTGATGAAGTTCTTCCGACTTCGCAATAGAGATTGACTCGTCGTACATTTTTTCATCTTCAAAATTCGCAACAAATTCTTTGATGCGTTTAGCATCAATTTTACTAGAGTTGCTCAAGATAGATTTCAAAATTTCGGCGCCTTCAAGCAATTCCGATTTTACCTGCTGTCCATCGTCTATTTTCCTTTCTATCCCATGTTGCCAATTGAGTCCATAATCTACCCAAGCTTCAACTTTGTAATGAAACATTCCTTGCTTAGAAACCTTAAAACTTCCCTGCCACTCGTCATTAATGGTATGATGCATCCTTGCTTCTTCCCATTTCTTATCTTTTTCGGCCTTAAATAAAATAGAAGCCCCGAGCACATCGTGACCGTCGGCCATAATATGTGCATCTACTAAAACAATTTCATCTACAATTCTTTTAATTGGTAATTCACCACAATTAATATTAGGATTAACGTTCTCTATTATAACTCTAATTTGGTTCTGCATCTAAGTGGATTATTTTTGTTGAAGCCTATAAAAATAAGAATATTTAGGCTGAATCCTTAAATTTACAAAACTTATAGTTGACTGAATCCGTAAGTTTATTATATGATTTTCGACTTTAGGTAATAAAAAAAATAAAACATGAATAAATTAGTATTTATAGGATTAGCGCTCGTAATGTTTAATTGCAAGAGCAATGCTCAGGAAAAGGAGAGTAATAATTTTGAAGTATCAAAGACGGCTGACGAATGGAAAGCTGAGCTAACTGATGCCGAATATTATGTTTTACGTCAAGAAGGAACTGAAAGACCCTTCAG
Encoded here:
- a CDS encoding alpha-1,4-glucan:maltose-1-phosphate maltosyltransferase, translated to MQNQIRVIIENVNPNINCGELPIKRIVDEIVLVDAHIMADGHDVLGASILFKAEKDKKWEEARMHHTINDEWQGSFKVSKQGMFHYKVEAWVDYGLNWQHGIERKIDDGQQVKSELLEGAEILKSILSNSSKIDAKRIKEFVANFEDEKMYDESISIAKSEELHHLFYKYPEKFLANHSKEYPCYVDRKKALFSTWYEFFPRSASSEPHKHGTFKDCERLLPRIAEMGFDTLYFPPIHPIGEVNRKGKNNTTVANNDDVGSAWGIGSKKGGHKDINPELGTIEDFKVLVQKAKDQGIEIALDYALQAAPDHPWVKKHPQWFKWRPDGTVQYAENPPKKYQDILPIYWESKEYIKLWNECLDTLLYWIDTGVNIFRVDNPHTKPFYFWNWIITEVKKKHPDVLFLAEAFTRPKIMAQLAKQGFSQSYSYFTWRDSKHEFIEYMNELTKTELKDYMRPNFWPNTPDINPYHLQGANESKFIQRYALAATLSSNIGIYGPVFEHMISDAIPGREEYFNSEKFQLYNYDWFKDNKLIRIITKINAVRNLHPALQQTNNIEFCGLHNDNLLAFYKYDDDLTDQLLIIISLDHNYAQKGSVQLPLKHLKVNAGQRVNVLDLITGSSYNWYDEWNYVELHPALPFHIFKISL